One window of the Pyrus communis chromosome 17, drPyrComm1.1, whole genome shotgun sequence genome contains the following:
- the LOC137723092 gene encoding uncharacterized protein isoform X2, which translates to MHRVGSSGNTNNSSRPRKEKRLTYVLSDADDTKHCAGINSLSVLKASVSGCDYLFTGSRDGTLKRWALAEDAATCSATFESHVDWVNDAVLAGDNTLVSCSSDTTLKTWNCLSGGTCTKTLRQHSDYVTCLASAEKNSNIVASGGLGGEVFVWDLEAALTPVAKSGESMEDDSSTVVNGSGNAITSLRTISSSNSISMHTTQPHGYVPISAKGHKESVYALAMNDSGSLLVSGGTEKVVRVWDPRTGSKKMKLRGHTDNIRALLIDSTGRFCLSGSSDSMIRLWDLGQQRCVHSYAVHTDSVWALASTPTFSHVYSGGRDLSLYLTDLATRESLLLSTGEHPILQLALHDDSIWVATTDSSVHRWPAEGSNPQKIIQRGGAFLAGNLSFSRARVSLEGSTLVPVNKEPIFTIPGTPGIVQHEILNNRRHVLTKDTADSVKLWEITRGVVIEDYGKVKFEEKKEELFEMVSIPAWFTVDTRLGCLSIHLDTPQCFSAEMYSADLNIVGKPEDDKVNLARETLKGLLAHWLAKRKQGFGPQASANGDVSSGKDITTRSITHSRIEVDSNAENDSMVHPPFEFSTTSPPSVITEGSQGGPWRKKITDLDGTEDDKDFPWWCLDCVLNNRLPPRENTKCSFYLHPCEGSTVQILTQGKLSAPRILRIHKVVNYVVEKMVLDKPLDSANPDATFAPGLAGGPLQLSSVGDGSFRSGLKPWQKLKPSIEILCNNQVLSPDMSLATVRAYIWKKSEDLVLNYRVIQGR; encoded by the exons ATGCACCGAGTGGGTAGTTCAGGGAACACAAACAATTCCAGTCGCCCTCGTAAAGAGAAGAGATTAACATATGTGTTGAGTGATGCTGACGACACGAAG CATTGTGCCGGCATAAATTCTTTGTCTGTACTGAAGGCATCAGTGTCTGGGTGTGATTACCTGTTTACTGGAAGCCGTGATGGCACACTAAAAAGATGGGCGCTGGCTGAAGATGCTGCTACATGTTCAGCAACCTTTGAGTCTCATGTGGATTGG GTTAATGATGCTGTTCTTGCAGGTGATAATACGCTTGTTTCTTGTTCTTCAGATACCACCCTTAAG ACGTGGAATTGTTTGTCAGGTGGAACTTGTACTAAAACTCTTCGTCAGCATTCTGACTATGTCACATGCCTTGCTTCCGCAGAGAAAAAT AGCAATATTGTTGCCTCTGGTGGACTTGGAGGGGAGGTATTTGTATGGGATCTTGAAGCAGCTCTTACTCCGGTTGCAAAGTCAGGTGAATCAATGGAAGATGATAGTTCAACTGTTGTCAATGGTTCTGGAAATGCAATTACTAGTTTACGTACTATCAGCTCTAGCAACAGCATTTCTATGCACACAACTCAGCCACATGGATATGTCCCAATCTCTGCCAAAGGTCATAAGGAATCAGTTTATGCATTGGCAATGAATGATAGTGGATCGCTTCTGGTCTCTGGTGGAACAGAGAAG GTTGTTCGTGTTTGGGATCCAAGAACAGGTTCGAAGAAAATGAAACTAAGAGGGCATACAGATAATATCAGGGCTCTGCTGATTGATTCTACTGGAAG ATTTTGCTTGTCAGGATCTTCTGATTCAATGATCAG GCTATGGGATCTTGGTCAACAGCGATGTGTGCATTCTTATGCTGTGCATACAGATTCTGTTTGGGCACTTGCCAGTACCCCAACATTTAGTCATGTATATAGTGGTGGGAGAGACCTTTCT TTATACTTGACAGACTTGGCCACCAGAGAGAGTCTCTTGCTTTCCACAGGGGAACATCCCATTTTGCAGTTGGCTTTACATGATGATAGTATATGGGTTGCAACAACAGATTCTTCAGTTCATAGATGGCCTGCTGAAGGGAGTAATCCCCAGAAGATTATTCAAAGAGGTGGTGCATTCTTGGCTGGAAATTTATCCTTTTCAAGAGCAAGGGTATCCTTAGAAGGATCAACCCTA GTCCCTGTTAATAAAGAACCTATATTTACGATTCCTGGAACTCCTGGAATAGTGCAACATGAAATATTAAACAATAGAAGGCATGTCTTGACAAAG GACACTGCTGATTCAGTGAAGTTGTGGGAGATTACGAGGGGTGTTGTCATTGAGGATTATGGAAAG GTCAAATTTgaggagaaaaaagaagagcTTTTTGAGATG GTGAGCATTCCTGCATGGTTCACTGTGGATACCAGACTTGGATGTTTATCTATACATTTAGATACCCCACAATGCTTTTCGGCGGAGATGTATTCAGCAGACCTTAACATTGTGGGGAAGCCTGAAGATGACAAG GTTAATCTAGCGCGAGAAACCCTTAAAGGACTCTTGGCTCATTGGTTGGCAAAAAGAAAGCAAGGGTTTGGACCACAAGCATCAGCTAATGGGGATGTGTCATCTGGAAAGGATATTACTACTAGAAGTATTACCCATTCAAGAATTGAGGTGGATAGTAATGCTGAAAATGATTCAATGGTCCATCCTCCCTTCGAATTTTCTACAACTTCCCCTCCTTCTGTTATTACTGAGGGCTCTCAGGGAGGTCCATGGAGGAAGAAAATCACTGACCTAGATGGCACTGAAGATGACAAGGACTTTCCTTGGTGGTGTCTCGATTGTGTGTTGAATAATCGCCTACCCCCTAGAGAAAATACCAA GTGCAGTTTTTATCTACATCCATGTGAAGGTTCAACTGTTCAGATCCTCACTCAAGGGAAACTAAGCGCCCCTCGTATTTTACGAATTCATAAA GTTGTTAATTATGTTGTTGAGAAGATGGTCCTTGACAAACCATTGGATAGTGCCAATCCTGATGCCACATTTGCTCCTGGTCTTGCTGGAGGGCCATTGCAGCTatcatcggttggagatggatcTTTCCGATCTGGATTGAAGCCATGGCAAAAGCTTAAGCCTTCTATAGAGATATTGTGCAACAATCAG GTCTTGTCCCCAGACATGAGCTTAGCCACGGTGCGGGCTTATATATGGAAGAAATCTGAGGACCTGGTTCTCAATTACAGGGTGATTCAGGGCAG GTGA
- the LOC137723092 gene encoding uncharacterized protein isoform X1: MHRVGSSGNTNNSSRPRKEKRLTYVLSDADDTKHCAGINSLSVLKASVSGCDYLFTGSRDGTLKRWALAEDAATCSATFESHVDWVNDAVLAGDNTLVSCSSDTTLKTWNCLSGGTCTKTLRQHSDYVTCLASAEKNSNIVASGGLGGEVFVWDLEAALTPVAKSGESMEDDSSTVVNGSGNAITSLRTISSSNSISMHTTQPHGYVPISAKGHKESVYALAMNDSGSLLVSGGTEKVVRVWDPRTGSKKMKLRGHTDNIRALLIDSTGRFCLSGSSDSMIRLWDLGQQRCVHSYAVHTDSVWALASTPTFSHVYSGGRDLSLYLTDLATRESLLLSTGEHPILQLALHDDSIWVATTDSSVHRWPAEGSNPQKIIQRGGAFLAGNLSFSRARVSLEGSTLVPVNKEPIFTIPGTPGIVQHEILNNRRHVLTKDTADSVKLWEITRGVVIEDYGKVKFEEKKEELFEMVSIPAWFTVDTRLGCLSIHLDTPQCFSAEMYSADLNIVGKPEDDKVNLARETLKGLLAHWLAKRKQGFGPQASANGDVSSGKDITTRSITHSRIEVDSNAENDSMVHPPFEFSTTSPPSVITEGSQGGPWRKKITDLDGTEDDKDFPWWCLDCVLNNRLPPRENTKCSFYLHPCEGSTVQILTQGKLSAPRILRIHKVVNYVVEKMVLDKPLDSANPDATFAPGLAGGPLQLSSVGDGSFRSGLKPWQKLKPSIEILCNNQVLSPDMSLATVRAYIWKKSEDLVLNYRVIQGR; the protein is encoded by the exons ATGCACCGAGTGGGTAGTTCAGGGAACACAAACAATTCCAGTCGCCCTCGTAAAGAGAAGAGATTAACATATGTGTTGAGTGATGCTGACGACACGAAG CATTGTGCCGGCATAAATTCTTTGTCTGTACTGAAGGCATCAGTGTCTGGGTGTGATTACCTGTTTACTGGAAGCCGTGATGGCACACTAAAAAGATGGGCGCTGGCTGAAGATGCTGCTACATGTTCAGCAACCTTTGAGTCTCATGTGGATTGG GTTAATGATGCTGTTCTTGCAGGTGATAATACGCTTGTTTCTTGTTCTTCAGATACCACCCTTAAG ACGTGGAATTGTTTGTCAGGTGGAACTTGTACTAAAACTCTTCGTCAGCATTCTGACTATGTCACATGCCTTGCTTCCGCAGAGAAAAAT AGCAATATTGTTGCCTCTGGTGGACTTGGAGGGGAGGTATTTGTATGGGATCTTGAAGCAGCTCTTACTCCGGTTGCAAAGTCAGGTGAATCAATGGAAGATGATAGTTCAACTGTTGTCAATGGTTCTGGAAATGCAATTACTAGTTTACGTACTATCAGCTCTAGCAACAGCATTTCTATGCACACAACTCAGCCACATGGATATGTCCCAATCTCTGCCAAAGGTCATAAGGAATCAGTTTATGCATTGGCAATGAATGATAGTGGATCGCTTCTGGTCTCTGGTGGAACAGAGAAG GTTGTTCGTGTTTGGGATCCAAGAACAGGTTCGAAGAAAATGAAACTAAGAGGGCATACAGATAATATCAGGGCTCTGCTGATTGATTCTACTGGAAG ATTTTGCTTGTCAGGATCTTCTGATTCAATGATCAG GCTATGGGATCTTGGTCAACAGCGATGTGTGCATTCTTATGCTGTGCATACAGATTCTGTTTGGGCACTTGCCAGTACCCCAACATTTAGTCATGTATATAGTGGTGGGAGAGACCTTTCT TTATACTTGACAGACTTGGCCACCAGAGAGAGTCTCTTGCTTTCCACAGGGGAACATCCCATTTTGCAGTTGGCTTTACATGATGATAGTATATGGGTTGCAACAACAGATTCTTCAGTTCATAGATGGCCTGCTGAAGGGAGTAATCCCCAGAAGATTATTCAAAGAGGTGGTGCATTCTTGGCTGGAAATTTATCCTTTTCAAGAGCAAGGGTATCCTTAGAAGGATCAACCCTA GTCCCTGTTAATAAAGAACCTATATTTACGATTCCTGGAACTCCTGGAATAGTGCAACATGAAATATTAAACAATAGAAGGCATGTCTTGACAAAG GACACTGCTGATTCAGTGAAGTTGTGGGAGATTACGAGGGGTGTTGTCATTGAGGATTATGGAAAG GTCAAATTTgaggagaaaaaagaagagcTTTTTGAGATG GTGAGCATTCCTGCATGGTTCACTGTGGATACCAGACTTGGATGTTTATCTATACATTTAGATACCCCACAATGCTTTTCGGCGGAGATGTATTCAGCAGACCTTAACATTGTGGGGAAGCCTGAAGATGACAAG GTTAATCTAGCGCGAGAAACCCTTAAAGGACTCTTGGCTCATTGGTTGGCAAAAAGAAAGCAAGGGTTTGGACCACAAGCATCAGCTAATGGGGATGTGTCATCTGGAAAGGATATTACTACTAGAAGTATTACCCATTCAAGAATTGAGGTGGATAGTAATGCTGAAAATGATTCAATGGTCCATCCTCCCTTCGAATTTTCTACAACTTCCCCTCCTTCTGTTATTACTGAGGGCTCTCAGGGAGGTCCATGGAGGAAGAAAATCACTGACCTAGATGGCACTGAAGATGACAAGGACTTTCCTTGGTGGTGTCTCGATTGTGTGTTGAATAATCGCCTACCCCCTAGAGAAAATACCAA GTGCAGTTTTTATCTACATCCATGTGAAGGTTCAACTGTTCAGATCCTCACTCAAGGGAAACTAAGCGCCCCTCGTATTTTACGAATTCATAAA GTTGTTAATTATGTTGTTGAGAAGATGGTCCTTGACAAACCATTGGATAGTGCCAATCCTGATGCCACATTTGCTCCTGGTCTTGCTGGAGGGCCATTGCAGCTatcatcggttggagatggatcTTTCCGATCTGGATTGAAGCCATGGCAAAAGCTTAAGCCTTCTATAGAGATATTGTGCAACAATCAG GTCTTGTCCCCAGACATGAGCTTAGCCACGGTGCGGGCTTATATATGGAAGAAATCTGAGGACCTGGTTCTCAATTACAGGGTGATTCAGGGCAGGTGA